From a single bacterium genomic region:
- the holA gene encoding DNA polymerase III subunit delta codes for MSSSNWLAESIPSFRNLQKAVASGSTFPVVAIGGTEEYAISEARELLVRHLMKDAAEDFDFFEADASSLTAADLNEQLMTMPMFSPRRVVVLNDADEFGKDEAKANLLKRYQAKPSPTTSLILVQALERKPNKFEMDRLTKTPDSYWFFELKVSELSKFVTSFAALHKKKIEPRAVEYLVENSTSQLRDLKAKLEHLILYAGDAAEITAEMAMRATGITAEVDLFKFEDAILAGDASRVLREARELLDKGLEELALLGRLRALMSKVWQSGGLAARQAPDDDFRKVLGGQAFKKPEFIHAARRLGNVAIQDALLSLLQIELHAKSKSSEVRSFIFEWLWTVCGGKKSGNGGTLFKQREYVR; via the coding sequence GTGAGCAGCTCGAACTGGTTGGCTGAGTCCATCCCCTCGTTCCGCAATCTGCAAAAGGCGGTTGCGAGCGGCAGCACGTTTCCGGTGGTGGCGATCGGCGGAACGGAGGAGTATGCGATTTCCGAAGCACGAGAACTGCTGGTTCGTCATTTGATGAAGGATGCGGCGGAGGATTTCGATTTTTTTGAAGCGGACGCCTCATCCTTGACGGCCGCGGATTTGAACGAGCAGCTGATGACCATGCCGATGTTCAGCCCGCGACGTGTCGTTGTGTTGAACGACGCGGACGAATTCGGGAAGGATGAAGCCAAAGCGAACTTGTTGAAGCGGTATCAGGCAAAACCGTCACCGACGACGAGTCTGATTTTAGTTCAGGCTTTGGAGCGCAAGCCGAATAAGTTCGAAATGGATCGTTTGACAAAGACTCCGGACAGCTACTGGTTCTTTGAGTTGAAAGTCAGTGAGTTGTCGAAGTTTGTCACCAGTTTCGCCGCATTGCACAAGAAGAAGATCGAACCGCGCGCGGTGGAGTATTTGGTTGAGAATTCAACATCGCAGCTGCGCGACCTTAAAGCGAAGCTTGAGCATTTGATTCTGTATGCCGGTGATGCCGCGGAGATTACGGCCGAGATGGCCATGCGGGCAACCGGGATTACGGCAGAGGTGGATCTGTTCAAGTTTGAGGACGCCATTTTGGCTGGTGATGCCTCTCGAGTATTGCGAGAGGCTCGTGAACTATTGGACAAGGGCTTGGAGGAGCTGGCCTTGCTGGGTCGGCTGCGTGCTTTGATGAGCAAAGTATGGCAGAGTGGCGGTTTGGCTGCCCGCCAAGCACCTGATGATGACTTTCGGAAAGTGCTTGGGGGTCAAGCATTTAAGAAACCTGAATTTATTCATGCGGCGCGACGACTTGGCAATGTTGCTATCCAGGACGCACTTTTAAGTTTGCTTCAAATTGAGTTGCATGCTAAGTCAAAATCTTCCGAGGTAAGGTCTTTTATCTTCGAGTGGTTATGGACGGTTTGCGGCGGAAAAAAATCCGGGAACGGTGGAACCTTGTTTAAACAGCGAGAGTATGTCAGGTAG
- a CDS encoding gamma-glutamyl-gamma-aminobutyrate hydrolase family protein produces MDNKNEMLRLSGNSRPIIGISPGYAGPDPARSFAPAGRIVFCDMNYIECVENAGGLPLLVTFSSDKEQLERFAEHVDGLILIGGVDIHASRYGQEMRETEQIPVPERDEFEFALLDVFIKREKPIFGICRGFQALNVYFGGTLIQDIPSSLGSVHHLQTPGSTNVAHQVKLEEGCLAERILGSTLVDVNSFHHQAIDELGTGLKAVGWSEEGIIEVFEHDSHPYLLSVQWHPERMRSFSQQQLLFKDFVKACGREQLELVG; encoded by the coding sequence ATGGACAATAAGAACGAGATGCTTAGACTTTCCGGGAATTCGCGTCCAATAATTGGTATTTCACCGGGCTATGCCGGTCCGGATCCTGCTCGCAGTTTTGCGCCGGCGGGCCGTATTGTCTTTTGTGACATGAACTATATAGAATGTGTCGAGAACGCGGGCGGATTGCCGCTTCTGGTGACATTTTCAAGCGATAAAGAGCAGCTTGAGCGATTTGCAGAGCATGTTGACGGGTTGATTCTGATTGGTGGAGTTGATATTCATGCGAGCCGCTATGGACAGGAAATGCGCGAAACTGAACAGATTCCTGTTCCAGAGCGTGACGAATTCGAATTCGCGTTGCTTGATGTGTTCATCAAGCGCGAAAAGCCGATCTTCGGGATATGTCGCGGATTTCAAGCGTTAAACGTCTACTTCGGCGGCACATTAATTCAGGATATTCCCTCTTCTCTGGGTTCCGTTCACCACCTGCAGACTCCGGGTTCGACGAATGTCGCTCATCAAGTCAAACTCGAGGAGGGTTGCCTTGCTGAGCGGATTCTTGGATCAACTCTCGTGGATGTCAACAGTTTTCACCATCAGGCCATAGACGAACTGGGCACGGGTTTGAAAGCTGTCGGCTGGTCGGAAGAGGGAATCATTGAAGTGTTTGAGCACGATTCTCATCCCTACTTACTGTCCGTGCAATGGCATCCTGAACGAATGCGGAGTTTTTCGCAGCAACAGTTGCTATTCAAAGATTTTGTGAAGGCTTGCGGCCGTGAGCAGCTCGAACTGGTTGGCTGA
- the rimI gene encoding ribosomal protein S18-alanine N-acetyltransferase yields the protein MPSDNLAFAELTADHLHDVLHIERDSFADPWSLSAFRNFIVLYRTSWVALLDKKVAGYLVTQWVLDEVHILNLATDKSMRRNGVASFLLDFLFERAVRQRMADVYLEVRESNESAKALYRRYGFAELGIRKSYYHDGENALVMHRRVRKTERPEEAEGE from the coding sequence ATGCCCTCCGATAATCTCGCGTTTGCCGAACTAACTGCTGATCATCTGCACGACGTGTTGCACATTGAGCGGGACTCATTCGCTGATCCTTGGTCGCTTTCTGCTTTTCGCAATTTCATAGTTCTCTATAGAACGAGTTGGGTTGCGCTGCTTGACAAGAAGGTCGCGGGTTACCTTGTGACGCAGTGGGTGCTGGACGAAGTGCATATACTCAATCTGGCGACAGACAAATCGATGCGAAGAAACGGAGTCGCGTCCTTCTTGCTGGACTTCCTTTTTGAAAGAGCCGTTCGGCAGAGAATGGCGGACGTATATTTGGAAGTCCGCGAATCCAATGAATCGGCGAAGGCGCTTTACCGCCGCTATGGCTTCGCTGAACTTGGAATCCGCAAGAGTTACTATCATGATGGAGAGAATGCGCTGGTGATGCACCGGCGTGTCCGAAAAACCGAACGCCCGGAAGAGGCAGAAGGAGAGTAA
- a CDS encoding sigma-70 family RNA polymerase sigma factor, producing MNNKPIASQTDEELIAAFQQENAAAFDEIVRRYRDPLYNFVVRLLGDTLFSEDIVQETFVRVYRNKHRYHQVAKFSTWIYTIASNLAKTELRRRKVRNFFSISSKGNDERDYDIQDQGVDVEKEVDGRVRTELILREIEKLPYHFREAVLLRDVQDLSYEEISEVLQVPLGTVKSRVNRGRTRLQEVLKFLANEESESD from the coding sequence ATGAACAACAAGCCGATCGCGTCGCAGACCGACGAAGAACTTATAGCCGCATTTCAGCAGGAAAACGCAGCGGCATTTGACGAGATTGTTCGTCGTTATCGTGACCCACTATACAATTTTGTGGTCCGGCTGTTAGGGGATACCCTGTTCAGCGAGGACATTGTTCAGGAGACGTTTGTCCGGGTTTACCGGAACAAGCATCGATATCATCAGGTGGCGAAATTTTCGACGTGGATATATACGATTGCGTCGAATTTGGCGAAGACTGAGCTCAGGCGGCGGAAGGTTCGTAATTTCTTTTCCATCAGTTCCAAGGGCAACGACGAGCGCGACTATGATATACAGGATCAGGGCGTGGACGTCGAGAAGGAAGTTGACGGAAGAGTCCGCACGGAGTTAATTCTGCGGGAGATTGAAAAGCTTCCTTACCACTTCCGGGAAGCGGTCTTGCTCAGAGACGTGCAGGATCTCTCGTACGAAGAAATATCAGAAGTGTTACAGGTGCCGCTGGGCACCGTCAAATCACGGGTTAACAGAGGGAGAACCCGCTTGCAAGAAGTATTAAAGTTTTTGGCGAATGAGGAGTCAGAAAGTGATTAG
- the guaA gene encoding glutamine-hydrolyzing GMP synthase: MKHSERIVILDFGGQTTQLIARRLREHGVYCEILPFNVPVSEIATEETRGIVMSGGPASVHADGAPFPDESVYDLGLPILGICYGMQLIGKHFGTAVVKGRAGEFGPAEVEYVETNALLQGIELPMQVWMNHGDHLEEVRAPLQLMGKSTHGVVAAVCNRGTNAFGVQFHPEVTHTPQGSALLRNFAFNICGCKGGWNMESFIDQAVADIRATVGGQRVLCALSGGLDSAVTAMLLNRAIPGQVLCFYVDTGLGRLGEREQIVETFREHGHIELEVVDAAQRFYEGLKGITEPEQKRKTIGRLFIEVFQEEAARHREVTFLAQGTLYPDVIESVSVKGPSATIKSHHNVGGLPDTLHLKLIEPLRELFKDEARNLGVLLGLPRTITHRHPFPGPGLAVRVLGEVTKERCDILRQADAIFMQELRDANWYEQTRQAFAVLLPVKSVGVMGDERTYESVCVLRAVNTDDFMTADFTRLPYELLSRSASRIINEVRGINRVAYDISTKPPATVEWE; the protein is encoded by the coding sequence ATGAAGCACTCAGAACGCATTGTCATTCTCGACTTTGGCGGTCAAACTACGCAGCTCATCGCCCGCCGATTGCGCGAGCACGGAGTATACTGCGAGATTCTTCCTTTCAATGTGCCCGTCTCGGAAATTGCGACCGAAGAGACGCGTGGAATCGTGATGTCAGGGGGGCCGGCAAGCGTGCATGCTGACGGAGCGCCGTTCCCCGACGAATCAGTCTATGACCTTGGCTTGCCGATTCTCGGAATCTGTTATGGGATGCAGCTTATTGGCAAACACTTCGGAACCGCCGTGGTAAAGGGCAGAGCCGGAGAATTTGGTCCGGCCGAAGTGGAATACGTCGAAACCAACGCACTTCTGCAAGGCATAGAGCTCCCGATGCAGGTCTGGATGAATCATGGTGATCATCTCGAAGAGGTGCGCGCACCGCTGCAGCTAATGGGCAAGAGTACACACGGTGTTGTTGCCGCGGTCTGCAACCGCGGCACGAATGCCTTCGGTGTGCAGTTCCATCCCGAGGTGACTCACACGCCGCAAGGCTCCGCGTTGCTGCGTAACTTCGCCTTCAACATCTGCGGCTGCAAGGGCGGGTGGAACATGGAATCCTTCATCGATCAGGCCGTTGCAGATATCCGCGCAACCGTCGGCGGACAACGTGTTTTGTGCGCGCTGTCAGGCGGCCTCGATTCGGCGGTGACTGCGATGCTGCTGAATCGTGCCATTCCCGGGCAGGTTCTCTGTTTTTACGTTGACACAGGTCTCGGTAGATTGGGCGAAAGAGAACAGATTGTCGAGACCTTTCGTGAACATGGCCATATCGAACTCGAAGTGGTTGACGCCGCCCAGCGCTTCTACGAGGGGCTGAAGGGCATCACTGAACCCGAACAGAAACGCAAAACCATTGGCCGGCTTTTCATTGAAGTGTTTCAGGAAGAAGCCGCGCGGCATAGGGAAGTAACATTTCTCGCACAAGGCACTCTGTATCCCGATGTTATCGAGAGCGTTTCGGTAAAAGGTCCCTCGGCGACGATAAAGTCTCACCATAACGTCGGCGGTCTTCCCGATACACTGCATCTGAAATTAATTGAGCCTCTTCGCGAACTCTTCAAGGATGAGGCACGCAATCTGGGCGTGCTCCTGGGATTGCCGCGCACCATCACGCATCGGCATCCCTTCCCGGGACCCGGCCTAGCCGTGCGAGTGCTGGGCGAAGTCACCAAGGAGCGTTGTGATATTCTTCGGCAAGCCGATGCGATTTTCATGCAGGAACTCCGCGACGCCAATTGGTACGAACAGACTCGGCAGGCCTTTGCCGTGCTGCTGCCGGTAAAATCCGTCGGTGTCATGGGCGATGAGCGCACCTATGAAAGCGTATGCGTCCTTCGAGCTGTCAATACGGATGATTTCATGACGGCGGATTTCACTCGTTTACCGTATGAACTTCTGAGCCGCTCAGCGTCGCGCATCATCAATGAAGTTCGCGGCATCAACCGCGTCGCATATGACATCAGTACAAAACCGCCTGCAACTGTGGAGTGGGAATAG
- a CDS encoding undecaprenyl-diphosphate phosphatase — protein sequence MEIWEAILLGIVQGITEFLPVSSDGHLVIVQNLLGMTEPMLTFDIFIHLGTLAAVFIYFRKLLLHYITGLFDVSRRAESLKLVAMVVVATIPAVIVGLLLKHKIEETFGSAWIAASMWLIMGVLLVWSARFSGRTGRMAKLTAMDSLLIGTAQVFALLPGISRSGTTIITGMARGLAPVEAARFSFLMAIPAIAGAAVLQLKDVDQRGLWTDPVMLSGGAAAFLVGLGAIAFLLKLLNTGNLKPFGYYCITAALVIFGVLTVNGQ from the coding sequence GTGGAAATCTGGGAAGCGATCCTGCTCGGGATAGTGCAGGGAATAACTGAATTCCTGCCTGTCTCGAGCGATGGACACTTGGTGATTGTGCAAAACCTGCTCGGTATGACCGAGCCGATGTTGACTTTTGACATCTTTATCCATCTGGGTACTCTGGCGGCTGTCTTCATCTACTTTCGTAAGCTGCTGCTGCACTATATCACGGGGCTCTTCGATGTGAGTCGCCGTGCAGAAAGCCTCAAACTTGTCGCGATGGTGGTTGTGGCTACAATACCGGCGGTAATTGTCGGGCTGCTTCTTAAGCATAAGATCGAAGAGACGTTCGGCAGCGCGTGGATCGCCGCTTCCATGTGGTTAATCATGGGAGTCCTGCTGGTGTGGAGCGCGCGCTTCAGCGGGCGGACGGGAAGAATGGCAAAGCTGACTGCAATGGATTCGCTGCTGATTGGCACCGCACAGGTCTTCGCCCTTCTGCCCGGAATATCCAGATCCGGAACGACGATAATAACCGGGATGGCTCGCGGACTTGCTCCCGTCGAGGCCGCGCGCTTTTCATTTCTTATGGCAATCCCGGCTATCGCGGGCGCAGCCGTGCTGCAGCTCAAGGATGTTGATCAGCGCGGATTGTGGACAGACCCGGTGATGCTTTCCGGTGGAGCCGCCGCATTCTTGGTCGGTCTGGGAGCGATAGCCTTTCTATTGAAACTTTTGAATACGGGCAATTTGAAACCGTTTGGCTACTATTGCATTACGGCTGCCCTGGTGATATTTGGTGTATTAACTGTGAATGGACAATAA
- a CDS encoding acetyl-CoA carboxylase carboxyltransferase subunit beta: MALEWFRRERSVISPEQKKTTQDTLWVKCDNCGEIVFKKELEKLQLVCPKCAFHFAMPAEAYIDLLADSGTWQESDHSLKPLDPLSFKDSKKYSERVTASIKATGKNDAITIGSCRINGFPVELGIMEFSFMGGSVGSVVGEKIARAVDRAIAERRALILVSRSGGMRMQEGMVSLMQMAKTSVKLTQLDEAGLPYISVITNPTTGGTTASFSMLGDIIIAEPGALIGFAGPRVIKQTIGQDLPPGFQRSEFLLEKGFLDRIVNRQELKSTITHFLKAFMNDSVKSS, translated from the coding sequence ATGGCACTCGAGTGGTTTCGCCGCGAACGAAGTGTAATTTCTCCCGAACAGAAGAAGACGACGCAAGACACGCTTTGGGTGAAGTGTGACAATTGCGGAGAAATTGTCTTCAAGAAGGAACTTGAGAAACTGCAGCTGGTATGCCCGAAGTGTGCATTTCATTTCGCGATGCCCGCCGAAGCGTATATTGACCTGCTTGCTGACAGCGGCACTTGGCAGGAGAGCGATCACTCCCTGAAGCCGCTTGACCCCTTGTCATTCAAAGACTCCAAGAAGTACAGCGAACGGGTGACAGCGTCAATCAAAGCCACGGGAAAAAACGACGCGATTACCATCGGCTCGTGCCGGATAAACGGATTTCCGGTTGAATTGGGAATCATGGAATTCTCCTTCATGGGTGGAAGTGTCGGCAGTGTTGTGGGCGAGAAAATAGCACGTGCCGTTGATCGTGCCATTGCTGAGCGACGTGCCCTGATCCTGGTCTCCCGTTCCGGCGGAATGCGCATGCAGGAGGGAATGGTGTCACTGATGCAAATGGCTAAGACGAGCGTGAAACTTACACAACTTGACGAGGCCGGCTTGCCGTATATTTCAGTGATTACGAATCCCACGACGGGCGGCACGACGGCGAGCTTTTCTATGCTCGGGGACATCATCATTGCCGAGCCCGGCGCACTGATTGGATTTGCCGGACCGCGAGTCATCAAGCAGACGATAGGACAGGACCTCCCGCCCGGTTTCCAGCGCAGCGAATTCCTCCTTGAGAAGGGCTTTCTTGACAGAATAGTCAACAGGCAGGAACTAAAGTCGACCATCACGCATTTCTTAAAGGCATTCATGAATGATTCGGTGAAGAGTTCGTGA
- the surE gene encoding 5'/3'-nucleotidase SurE: protein MILISNDDGILSPGLHALVRAVADLGQVWVVAPDREQSAVGHSITIAEPIRIMDYKVGGAYRSFSVSGSPADCVKLALSELLPEQPELVISGINRGENTGISIIYSGTVSAATEGAINGIPAMAVSLDSFTHEDFGPASLVARRAAQQILSEGLPEGTLLNVNVPALPSDRILGVKIIRQGRGRFKETFLKRNDPRGRTYYWMDGHKLPLNEVDTDGTALNEGYVAVTPIHFDLTHHAVLSQINTWADALHPLSNS from the coding sequence ATAATTCTGATTTCAAATGATGACGGCATTCTTTCCCCGGGCCTGCACGCACTTGTGCGGGCCGTTGCGGATTTAGGACAGGTGTGGGTGGTTGCGCCTGACCGCGAACAGTCTGCCGTCGGCCATTCCATCACGATTGCAGAACCGATTCGCATCATGGACTACAAGGTTGGCGGCGCGTACCGCTCATTTTCGGTGAGCGGAAGTCCGGCGGATTGTGTGAAACTTGCACTTTCAGAACTCCTGCCCGAGCAACCGGAATTGGTCATATCCGGAATCAATCGAGGGGAAAACACCGGAATCTCCATTATATATTCAGGTACTGTATCTGCTGCGACCGAGGGCGCAATAAACGGTATTCCCGCGATGGCGGTGTCGCTTGATTCGTTCACTCATGAAGACTTCGGACCTGCCTCACTCGTAGCCCGCCGTGCTGCTCAGCAGATTCTAAGCGAAGGCCTGCCGGAGGGCACTCTGCTGAATGTAAACGTTCCCGCATTGCCGAGCGACCGGATTCTCGGAGTGAAAATCATTCGGCAGGGTCGTGGACGGTTCAAAGAAACCTTCCTCAAGCGGAACGATCCGCGCGGCCGGACTTACTATTGGATGGACGGCCACAAACTTCCGTTAAATGAAGTGGATACCGACGGGACGGCTTTGAATGAAGGCTATGTTGCCGTTACTCCCATTCACTTCGATCTTACTCATCACGCTGTGCTTTCCCAGATTAATACTTGGGCGGACGCATTGCATCCTCTGTCTAATTCATGA
- the glmS gene encoding glutamine--fructose-6-phosphate transaminase (isomerizing) codes for MCGIIGYTGQRDVTPILIGALKRMEYRGYDSAGVAVLNGKLSIVKDAGKVSNLEQLVRESALKGNSGIGHTRWATHGAPNQVNAHPHSDESNTIALVHNGIIENYSALRHELAKSGHKFSTETDTETVAHLIEEFYDGDLALAVTKALRLVKGTYGLAIVSRHHPGTIIAARMGSPMVIGHGQGENFVASDPAAFLHFTRDVTYLEDGEVAIITSDRVEYRNLADEPVDKDLEQITFDIAAIEKGGYAHFMLKEICEQPQTVADSMRGRLLLDEGTVKFGGMAAASQTLQNAKRVVFLGCGTSWHAGLVGEYLFEELAGIPAEVEYASEFRYRSPILEPGTICFAISQSGETADTLAAIREAKRHGTPVFGICNVVGSSIARETDAGVFLHAGPEIGVASTKAFTSQITVLFMLALQMGRSRRVGAGRGRELVQELKEIPQKISRILASRERIETIAHRYKSSRNFLYLGRGLNFPVALEGALKLKEISYVHAEGYPAAEMKHGPIALIDQNMPVVFVATKDGTYEKVLSNIEEVRARGGQVLVIATEGDTEVAERATEVLYVPETDPLLTPLLTVVPLQLLSYYMAVHRGCDVDQPRNLAKSVTVE; via the coding sequence ATGTGTGGAATTATCGGCTATACCGGTCAGCGCGACGTAACGCCAATACTCATCGGCGCACTAAAGCGCATGGAGTATCGTGGCTACGATTCAGCCGGTGTGGCGGTTCTGAACGGTAAGCTGAGCATCGTCAAGGACGCCGGCAAAGTCTCAAACCTCGAACAGCTCGTTCGCGAGTCCGCGTTGAAAGGAAACTCAGGAATCGGTCACACTCGCTGGGCGACTCATGGCGCGCCGAATCAAGTTAACGCGCATCCGCATTCCGACGAAAGCAACACAATTGCGCTCGTCCATAACGGCATCATCGAAAACTACAGCGCGCTCCGGCATGAGCTTGCAAAGTCCGGTCACAAATTCTCAACCGAAACTGACACCGAAACGGTCGCCCACCTTATCGAGGAATTTTATGACGGCGACCTCGCCTTGGCTGTCACAAAGGCTCTTCGGCTCGTCAAGGGCACGTATGGACTTGCCATCGTCAGCAGACATCACCCGGGGACGATTATCGCGGCGCGCATGGGTTCGCCGATGGTGATTGGGCACGGTCAAGGAGAGAATTTTGTTGCCTCCGATCCCGCGGCGTTCTTGCACTTCACTCGCGACGTGACCTATCTTGAGGACGGTGAAGTCGCCATCATAACTTCGGACCGCGTCGAGTATCGCAATCTCGCGGATGAGCCGGTTGACAAGGATCTTGAGCAGATTACCTTCGACATCGCCGCGATTGAGAAGGGCGGTTATGCGCACTTCATGCTGAAAGAGATTTGCGAACAGCCGCAGACTGTCGCCGACTCCATGCGTGGACGACTGCTTCTCGATGAGGGAACGGTGAAGTTCGGCGGCATGGCTGCCGCAAGTCAGACTCTTCAAAACGCAAAGCGAGTGGTTTTTCTTGGCTGCGGAACGAGTTGGCACGCGGGCCTGGTCGGAGAGTATCTCTTTGAAGAGCTTGCCGGTATTCCGGCCGAAGTAGAGTATGCGTCCGAGTTTCGCTATCGTTCTCCCATTCTCGAACCGGGAACAATCTGCTTTGCGATCTCGCAGTCGGGAGAAACTGCCGATACATTGGCCGCGATTCGAGAAGCCAAACGGCACGGAACTCCAGTCTTTGGCATCTGCAATGTTGTGGGTTCCTCAATTGCCCGCGAAACGGATGCCGGAGTCTTTTTGCATGCCGGTCCGGAAATCGGAGTGGCGTCAACCAAGGCATTCACATCGCAAATCACTGTGCTGTTCATGCTCGCGCTGCAGATGGGCAGAAGCCGCAGAGTCGGCGCGGGGCGCGGCAGGGAACTGGTGCAGGAGCTGAAAGAGATTCCTCAGAAAATTTCCCGCATCCTGGCATCTCGTGAGCGCATTGAGACCATCGCACATCGCTACAAGAGCAGCCGGAATTTCCTTTATCTCGGTCGGGGACTGAACTTCCCGGTTGCATTGGAAGGAGCGCTGAAACTCAAGGAGATATCCTACGTTCATGCGGAAGGCTATCCGGCAGCCGAGATGAAGCACGGTCCGATCGCCTTGATTGATCAGAATATGCCGGTCGTTTTCGTAGCCACGAAGGACGGTACATACGAGAAAGTGCTCTCGAACATTGAGGAGGTGCGCGCCCGCGGCGGACAAGTGCTGGTTATCGCAACAGAAGGTGATACGGAAGTCGCCGAGCGCGCAACAGAAGTCTTGTATGTTCCGGAAACAGACCCGCTGTTGACACCGTTGCTGACGGTTGTTCCGTTGCAGCTTCTCTCGTATTATATGGCTGTGCATCGCGGATGTGACGTGGATCAGCCTCGCAATCTCGCGAAAAGTGTGACGGTGGAATAG